A genomic region of Streptomyces sp. NBC_00247 contains the following coding sequences:
- a CDS encoding S8 family serine peptidase, with protein sequence MLTVCLCLGTLLPLVSGAEASAADEAPVRLPVMPARLDADAVCTSASAQRATTVPWEQRSLQLTRTWPFSDGSGVTVAVVDTGVSTTASALSGRVTAVGSAGQDCVGHGSFVAGLVAAATVDGVRFAGVAQRARILAVRGTDERGAATARSVASGIAAATAAGADVITVSPALVQGSDGLTKAVEAALAKDVLVIAAAVPDRPAKSSGAQSSAQDEEPAPRDYWPASQPGVLSVLDVDAQGQRPDDALLPGSADLAAPGDGVVGIGARGNGHYIGSGASFAAAYVAGAAALVRSSHPGLTGAETAARLTASAYPDVVPRLDPFAAVTEVAPGNAPGAAAPAPGAAVRLPDDDAALPVRRATLFAAAGAALILLVAWAALTLPRARTRRWRPAGAPAADESGGAGT encoded by the coding sequence ATGTTGACCGTGTGCCTGTGCCTGGGAACCCTGCTGCCACTGGTCAGCGGGGCCGAGGCGTCCGCCGCGGACGAAGCGCCGGTGCGGCTGCCCGTGATGCCCGCGCGGCTGGACGCCGACGCGGTCTGCACCAGCGCCTCCGCCCAGCGGGCCACGACCGTGCCCTGGGAGCAGCGGAGTCTCCAACTGACGCGCACCTGGCCGTTCTCGGACGGTTCCGGGGTGACGGTGGCGGTGGTCGACACCGGAGTGTCCACGACGGCGTCCGCCCTGTCCGGCCGGGTGACCGCGGTGGGCTCCGCGGGTCAGGACTGCGTGGGGCACGGGAGTTTCGTCGCGGGGCTGGTCGCCGCGGCCACCGTCGACGGGGTGCGGTTCGCGGGGGTCGCCCAGCGGGCGAGGATCCTCGCGGTGCGCGGCACGGACGAACGGGGTGCGGCCACCGCGCGGAGCGTCGCGTCGGGTATCGCCGCGGCGACGGCGGCGGGCGCCGACGTGATCACCGTCTCGCCGGCTCTGGTACAGGGGTCGGACGGACTGACGAAGGCCGTCGAGGCTGCCCTCGCGAAGGACGTACTGGTGATCGCGGCGGCCGTGCCCGACCGTCCGGCAAAGTCCTCGGGGGCCCAGTCCTCGGCGCAGGACGAGGAGCCGGCCCCGCGGGACTACTGGCCCGCCTCGCAGCCCGGTGTGCTGTCGGTGCTGGACGTCGACGCGCAGGGGCAGCGTCCGGACGACGCCCTGCTGCCGGGCTCCGCCGACCTGGCGGCGCCCGGTGACGGAGTGGTCGGGATCGGCGCGCGCGGCAATGGGCACTACATCGGCTCGGGTGCCTCCTTCGCCGCCGCGTACGTGGCCGGGGCTGCGGCGCTGGTGCGCTCCTCCCACCCCGGCCTCACCGGCGCGGAGACCGCCGCCCGCCTCACCGCGAGCGCCTACCCCGACGTCGTCCCCCGGCTCGATCCGTTCGCGGCCGTGACGGAGGTGGCGCCGGGGAACGCTCCCGGCGCCGCGGCCCCGGCGCCGGGAGCCGCCGTACGGCTGCCCGACGACGACGCGGCTCTTCCGGTCCGCCGGGCCACGCTGTTCGCGGCGGCGGGCGCGGCGCTGATCCTCCTGGTGGCCTGGGCCGCCCTGACGCTCCCCCGGGCCCGCACCCGCCGGTGGCGGCCGGCGGGCGCCCCGGCCGCCGACGAGAGCGGCGGCGCGGGAACCTGA
- a CDS encoding LLM class flavin-dependent oxidoreductase, which produces MSRRLHLALHPYGVGGPGQHGLWKDPGVAKNASIDVNYYIQQAQAAEHALFDALFVVDSQFINATYPSHYLNRLEPLTLLSAVATHTKHIGLVGTASSTYNSPFNLARRFASLDHISGGRAGWNVVTSFDTGTSRNFGLDEHLDYATRYGRALEFVQVARGLWDSYEDDAFPADVERGVFLDPSRLHALEHVGEHFKVAGPLNLSRSSQGQPVIFQAGVSPEGRDLAARVAEGIYAPGGTLEQAREYYADIKERTASYGRDPDHIKIFIHGSPVVGATDEAARRRERDIFEEDNDFASNLALLGRSFGAYDFSVHDLDAPFPDVAHLAEKGGRTGAAQIIERAKAENLSLRQVTQSVNAFRASPFVGAPETVADTIETWFDAGTLDGINLAFRNNDDLDRFVDGVVPLLQKRGLFRTEYESDTLRGNLGLPVPANRHTAAREAAAG; this is translated from the coding sequence ATGTCCCGCAGGCTCCACCTCGCTCTCCATCCGTACGGCGTCGGCGGCCCCGGCCAGCACGGCCTCTGGAAGGACCCGGGCGTCGCCAAGAACGCCAGCATCGACGTCAACTACTACATCCAGCAGGCCCAGGCGGCCGAACACGCCCTCTTCGACGCCCTGTTCGTCGTCGACAGCCAGTTCATCAACGCCACCTACCCGTCCCACTACCTGAACCGGCTGGAGCCGCTCACCCTGCTTTCGGCGGTCGCCACCCACACCAAGCACATCGGCCTGGTCGGCACGGCGAGTTCCACGTACAACTCGCCGTTCAACCTGGCCCGGCGCTTCGCCTCCCTCGACCACATCAGCGGCGGACGGGCCGGCTGGAACGTGGTGACCAGCTTCGACACCGGGACGTCGCGGAACTTCGGGCTGGACGAACACCTCGACTACGCCACCCGCTACGGCCGCGCCCTGGAGTTCGTACAGGTCGCCCGTGGCCTGTGGGACTCCTACGAGGACGACGCCTTCCCGGCGGACGTGGAGCGCGGCGTCTTCCTCGACCCGTCCCGGCTGCACGCCCTGGAGCACGTCGGGGAGCACTTCAAGGTCGCCGGGCCGCTCAACCTCTCGCGCTCGTCGCAGGGGCAGCCGGTCATCTTCCAGGCCGGGGTCTCCCCCGAGGGCCGTGACCTCGCCGCACGCGTCGCGGAGGGCATCTACGCGCCCGGCGGCACGCTGGAGCAGGCGCGGGAGTACTACGCGGACATCAAGGAGCGCACGGCCTCCTACGGGCGCGACCCCGACCACATCAAGATCTTCATCCACGGCAGTCCGGTCGTCGGGGCGACCGACGAGGCGGCCAGGCGCCGGGAGCGGGACATCTTCGAGGAGGACAACGACTTCGCGAGCAACCTCGCGCTCCTCGGCCGCTCCTTCGGCGCGTACGACTTCAGCGTGCACGACCTGGACGCGCCGTTCCCGGACGTCGCGCACCTGGCCGAGAAGGGCGGCCGGACCGGCGCCGCGCAGATCATCGAACGGGCGAAGGCCGAGAACCTGTCGCTGCGCCAGGTCACCCAGTCGGTGAACGCGTTCCGGGCCTCCCCCTTCGTCGGTGCGCCCGAGACCGTCGCCGACACCATCGAGACGTGGTTCGACGCGGGCACCCTGGACGGCATCAACCTGGCCTTCCGCAACAACGACGACCTCGACCGCTTCGTGGACGGTGTGGTGCCGCTCCTCCAGAAGCGGGGCCTGTTCCGCACCGAGTACGAGTCGGACACCCTGCGCGGCAACCTCGGCCTGCCCGTCCCCGCCAACCGCCACACCGCCGCCCGCGAAGCCGCAGCCGGCTGA
- a CDS encoding right-handed parallel beta-helix repeat-containing protein, which translates to MSRQVLTVRPDGTGAYRTIGEALVGARSGAVISVGPGTYEESLVVGIRVTIVAEQSRGTVEIRPRRGSAVSLRADAVMLTDLVLRGGDEDVPAVDAVRGQVAMDGCEVTGSAWTAVLARETGSLAMRDCRISNRVGAGVVVTSAVESSLESCTVEHLGTSGVVIGERGRVSVRGCTVRDARANGILANGDAQGSVEDCDISSTDQPAVALEGRCTTRILRTVVHDVAIGVHLTSASRTVLEDIRVTATTGPAFVVSQGSDPLLRRCRTARTGGNGLLVTDRGRGTYEDCWLDSSQAPALRVTGSGSPSLTSLTVRDCAASSGLLLEEESTAELDRVEVVDTAGAGIRIATGANPMIRRARIIDAGGNGVEVAKDGRGRLEDSEIARTGAAGVHVESAGNLYVGGTTVLAPTTAGLFVGTDGTLTARDCEIREAGADGVLVEAEGELTGTRLQVVGAPECGAVIRQGGRASLNGCTLAGSGKDGLRVETTLPVSVVNCTVRDNAGSGLVQSQPGDRLAVESLTTSGNGRRDAWGYGDAEGTDPAGTAPDGVEAPGEIGPLAELEGLIGLANVKQQVRTLVNLTQLAQRRAQLGMSAPPMSRHLVFAGPPGTGKTTVARLYGTVLAQLGALRSGHLVEVSRADLVAQVIGGTAIKTTETFNRALGGVLFIDEAYTLTSHSGGSGPDFGREAVDTLLKLMEDHREDVVVVAAGYSGEMQSFLGSNPGLASRFSRTVEFENYAVPELVAIVETMCARHQYELGEGTSAALAVHFEGIPKDATFGNGRAARQVFEEMVDRQAVRLATQPEVSERDLSLLVPEDVGIQVPAGPHGEAGEPDRGDALSRLGDMVGLAAVKRDVTDLVNLLSTARRREAAGLPSPRVSHHLVFTGPPGTGKTTVARLYGELLVSLGVLPKGQLVEVARADLVGRFVGHTAQLTREVFERARGGVLFIDEAYTLTPGSGSGSDFGQEAVDTLLKLMEDHRDEVVVIVAGYTREMESFLASNPGLSSRFSRRVEFADYTSDELVTIVRMHADGSGYECGPGVGGLLREYFDSLPRDRFFGNGRLARQVLESMMTRQAGRVSAMAAPGLDDLRLLLPGDVPGVRTPTPKG; encoded by the coding sequence GTGTCACGCCAGGTACTGACGGTCCGCCCCGACGGAACCGGCGCCTACCGCACGATCGGTGAGGCGCTCGTGGGGGCGCGCAGCGGCGCCGTGATCAGCGTGGGCCCCGGGACGTACGAGGAGAGCCTCGTCGTCGGCATACGGGTGACCATCGTCGCCGAACAGTCGCGGGGGACGGTGGAGATACGCCCCCGGCGCGGCAGCGCGGTCAGTCTGCGCGCCGACGCCGTGATGCTCACCGATCTGGTGCTGCGCGGCGGGGACGAGGACGTGCCCGCCGTGGACGCGGTCCGCGGCCAGGTGGCCATGGACGGCTGCGAGGTCACCGGGTCCGCGTGGACGGCCGTCCTCGCCCGGGAGACCGGTTCGCTGGCGATGCGCGACTGCCGGATCAGCAACCGCGTGGGGGCCGGGGTGGTCGTCACCTCCGCCGTGGAGAGCTCCCTGGAGTCCTGCACCGTCGAGCATCTGGGCACGTCGGGTGTGGTGATCGGGGAACGCGGCCGGGTCTCGGTGCGCGGCTGCACCGTGCGTGACGCGCGGGCCAACGGGATCCTGGCCAACGGCGACGCCCAGGGATCCGTCGAGGACTGCGACATCTCCTCCACCGACCAGCCGGCCGTCGCGCTGGAGGGCCGCTGCACCACGCGGATCCTGCGCACGGTCGTCCACGACGTCGCGATCGGCGTGCATCTGACCAGTGCCTCCCGCACCGTGCTGGAGGACATCAGGGTCACCGCGACCACCGGTCCGGCCTTCGTCGTCTCGCAGGGCAGCGACCCGTTGCTGCGCCGCTGCCGTACGGCCCGCACCGGGGGCAACGGCCTGCTGGTCACCGACCGGGGTCGCGGCACCTACGAGGACTGCTGGCTGGACTCCTCCCAGGCGCCGGCGCTGCGGGTGACCGGGTCCGGATCGCCGTCGCTGACCTCGCTGACCGTGCGGGACTGCGCGGCCTCGTCCGGGCTGCTGCTGGAGGAGGAGTCCACCGCCGAACTCGACCGGGTGGAGGTGGTCGACACCGCGGGCGCCGGTATCCGGATCGCGACCGGTGCCAACCCGATGATCCGCCGCGCCCGGATCATCGACGCGGGCGGCAACGGCGTCGAGGTCGCCAAGGACGGCCGGGGACGGCTGGAGGACAGCGAGATCGCCAGGACCGGCGCGGCGGGCGTCCACGTGGAGAGCGCGGGCAACCTCTACGTCGGGGGCACCACCGTGCTCGCGCCGACCACCGCGGGCCTGTTCGTGGGCACCGACGGCACCCTCACGGCCCGCGACTGCGAGATCCGCGAGGCCGGAGCGGACGGCGTGCTCGTCGAGGCGGAGGGCGAACTGACCGGCACCAGGCTCCAGGTGGTCGGCGCCCCGGAGTGCGGCGCCGTGATCCGGCAGGGCGGGCGCGCCTCGCTCAACGGGTGCACCCTGGCCGGCAGCGGCAAAGACGGACTGCGGGTGGAGACCACCCTGCCGGTGTCCGTCGTCAACTGCACGGTCCGCGACAACGCGGGCAGCGGCCTGGTCCAGTCCCAGCCCGGCGACCGGCTGGCCGTCGAGTCCCTCACCACCAGCGGCAACGGCCGTCGGGACGCCTGGGGTTACGGCGACGCCGAGGGAACCGACCCGGCCGGAACCGCGCCGGACGGCGTGGAGGCGCCCGGGGAGATCGGCCCGCTCGCCGAGCTGGAGGGGCTGATCGGCCTCGCCAACGTCAAGCAGCAGGTCCGCACGCTCGTCAATCTCACCCAGCTTGCCCAGCGCAGGGCTCAACTGGGCATGTCGGCACCGCCGATGAGCCGTCACCTGGTCTTCGCGGGCCCGCCCGGCACCGGCAAGACCACCGTCGCCCGCCTCTACGGCACCGTGCTGGCCCAGTTGGGCGCGCTGCGCTCCGGGCACCTGGTCGAGGTCTCGCGGGCCGATCTGGTCGCCCAGGTCATCGGCGGTACCGCCATCAAGACCACCGAGACCTTCAACAGGGCCTTGGGCGGGGTGCTGTTCATCGACGAGGCGTACACCCTGACCTCCCACAGCGGGGGTTCGGGGCCCGACTTCGGGCGGGAGGCCGTGGACACCCTGCTGAAGCTGATGGAGGACCACCGCGAGGACGTGGTGGTCGTCGCCGCGGGCTACTCCGGCGAGATGCAGTCCTTCCTCGGCAGCAACCCCGGTCTGGCGTCCCGCTTCTCGCGGACCGTGGAGTTCGAGAACTACGCGGTGCCCGAGTTGGTGGCCATCGTGGAGACCATGTGCGCCCGGCACCAGTACGAGCTCGGCGAGGGCACCAGCGCGGCACTCGCCGTGCACTTCGAGGGCATTCCCAAGGACGCCACGTTCGGCAACGGCCGTGCCGCCCGCCAGGTGTTCGAGGAGATGGTCGACCGGCAGGCCGTACGACTGGCCACCCAGCCCGAGGTGAGCGAACGGGATCTGAGCCTGCTGGTCCCCGAGGACGTGGGGATACAGGTCCCGGCCGGACCGCACGGGGAGGCGGGCGAGCCGGACCGCGGTGACGCCCTGTCCCGGCTCGGCGACATGGTGGGGCTGGCGGCCGTCAAACGCGACGTCACCGATCTGGTCAACCTGCTGTCGACCGCCCGGCGGCGGGAGGCGGCCGGGCTGCCGAGTCCCCGGGTCAGCCACCATCTGGTCTTCACCGGCCCGCCCGGCACCGGCAAGACCACCGTCGCCCGCCTCTACGGCGAACTGCTCGTCTCGCTCGGCGTGCTGCCGAAGGGCCAGCTCGTCGAGGTGGCGCGGGCCGACCTGGTGGGGCGGTTCGTCGGCCACACCGCTCAGTTGACCCGCGAGGTCTTCGAACGGGCCCGTGGAGGCGTGCTGTTCATCGACGAGGCCTACACGCTCACGCCGGGAAGCGGCTCCGGCTCGGACTTCGGCCAGGAGGCCGTGGACACCCTGCTGAAGCTGATGGAGGACCACCGCGACGAGGTGGTCGTCATCGTGGCCGGCTACACCCGGGAGATGGAGTCCTTCCTGGCGTCCAACCCGGGTCTGTCGTCCCGGTTCTCGCGGCGTGTGGAGTTCGCCGACTACACCTCCGACGAGCTGGTCACGATCGTCCGCATGCACGCGGACGGTTCGGGCTACGAGTGCGGACCCGGCGTCGGCGGGCTGCTGCGGGAGTACTTCGACTCCCTGCCCCGCGACCGCTTCTTCGGCAACGGACGGCTGGCCCGGCAGGTCCTGGAGTCCATGATGACCAGGCAGGCGGGCCGGGTCAGCGCCATGGCCGCACCGGGCCTCGACGACCTGCGGCTCCTGCTGCCCGGCGATGTGCCCGGGGTGCGGACGCCGACGCCAAAGGGGTGA
- the ssuE gene encoding NADPH-dependent FMN reductase: MATILSVSGSPSATSRTARLLRHLDDRLREQGHDVTPLDVRTLPAEALLGADFGHPAVVGATALFEKADGVVIGTPVYKAAYSGLLKTLLDLLPQYALAGKTVLPLATGGSPAHVLAIDYALRPVLSSMGAAHIVPGWFTVDKDLTVGEDGTLTVAPGTAEALAQVTDTFSRVLGGRTTVLAATA; the protein is encoded by the coding sequence ATGGCAACCATCCTGTCCGTCTCCGGAAGCCCTTCCGCCACGTCCCGCACCGCACGGCTGCTGCGCCACCTGGACGACCGGCTAAGGGAACAGGGCCATGACGTGACCCCGCTGGACGTACGCACGCTCCCCGCCGAGGCGCTGCTGGGCGCCGACTTCGGGCACCCGGCGGTCGTCGGCGCCACGGCCCTGTTCGAGAAGGCGGACGGGGTGGTGATCGGCACCCCCGTCTACAAGGCCGCCTACTCGGGTCTGCTGAAGACGCTGCTGGACCTGCTTCCGCAGTACGCCCTCGCCGGCAAGACCGTGCTGCCCCTCGCCACCGGCGGCAGCCCGGCCCACGTCCTGGCCATCGACTACGCGCTGCGGCCCGTCCTGAGCTCGATGGGGGCGGCCCACATCGTCCCGGGGTGGTTCACGGTGGACAAGGACCTCACGGTCGGGGAGGACGGCACCCTCACCGTCGCGCCCGGTACGGCCGAGGCTCTGGCCCAGGTGACCGACACGTTCTCCCGCGTGCTCGGCGGACGTACGACGGTGCTCGCGGCCACGGCCTGA
- a CDS encoding alpha/beta hydrolase, producing the protein MTEYTDHFGPEGLRTRGTVVVVPGRGETRATYARLGRRLAADAYRVRVVDAPVTDPADPAGSLRRFDGLLAEAVEGVSPGPEGVVRPLVLLGADAGATAVAALTGGGGAPSAVRPDAVVLAGLPAPTGAAAVGADWDHELDVRTACPAHRSTLTADAGTRRGALDEAVPASLLAAAYDGEPGVPTLFLVGDRDPLADREALARTAKSLDRGRLSVVRDAHHDVLNDLQHRSAAAEIVTFLETLRNGLVPVVDVDSSAW; encoded by the coding sequence ATGACCGAGTACACCGACCACTTCGGGCCGGAGGGCCTTCGCACGCGCGGCACCGTCGTCGTCGTGCCCGGCAGGGGCGAGACCCGGGCGACGTACGCCCGGCTCGGGCGCCGGCTGGCGGCCGACGCCTACCGCGTCCGCGTCGTCGACGCTCCCGTCACCGACCCAGCCGACCCCGCGGGCTCGCTGCGCCGTTTCGACGGCCTGCTCGCGGAGGCCGTCGAGGGCGTCTCCCCGGGCCCGGAGGGTGTCGTCCGCCCGCTCGTGCTGCTGGGCGCCGACGCGGGAGCCACCGCCGTCGCGGCACTCACCGGCGGGGGCGGTGCTCCGTCCGCCGTACGGCCGGACGCCGTCGTCCTCGCCGGGCTCCCGGCCCCTACCGGCGCCGCCGCCGTCGGTGCGGACTGGGACCACGAGCTCGACGTCCGTACCGCCTGCCCGGCCCACCGCTCCACGCTCACCGCGGACGCCGGAACACGGCGGGGCGCGCTCGACGAGGCGGTCCCCGCGTCCCTGCTCGCAGCGGCGTACGACGGCGAGCCCGGCGTCCCCACGCTGTTCCTCGTCGGCGACCGGGACCCGCTCGCGGACCGCGAGGCGCTCGCCCGTACGGCGAAGAGCCTGGACCGTGGCCGCCTGTCGGTGGTCCGCGACGCGCACCACGACGTCCTGAACGACCTGCAGCACCGCTCGGCCGCCGCGGAGATCGTCACGTTCCTGGAGACCCTGCGCAACGGACTGGTGCCGGTCGTCGACGTCGATTCGAGTGCCTGGTGA